One genomic region from Candidatus Chlorobium masyuteum encodes:
- a CDS encoding acyloxyacyl hydrolase — protein sequence MNTFICRAVSTSLLLFSMLFHALPLKASAPDGSPESGKKPAVVLNELGFASGYVWGSLNRKADNFTVYPLIARVGFNMNRLLGIEGAKSTLQLALEPQVNLISGPQDGVEAGCGIGLRYFRKLASPVDLFFEASFAPMFLSVDSIEQGKAGFNFLDHFGSGLQYRVSDKTAFFGGYRWRHISHAGLVDRSNMGINSNAIIAGVSWLY from the coding sequence ATGAATACGTTTATCTGCAGAGCGGTTTCCACCTCTCTCCTGCTCTTTTCAATGCTGTTTCACGCTCTGCCGCTGAAGGCGAGTGCTCCTGACGGCTCACCGGAAAGCGGGAAAAAACCGGCGGTTGTGCTCAACGAACTTGGCTTCGCTTCAGGGTATGTGTGGGGTTCGCTGAACAGAAAAGCGGATAACTTTACCGTGTATCCGCTCATTGCACGAGTTGGATTCAATATGAACCGATTGCTGGGTATTGAGGGCGCAAAGAGCACCCTGCAGCTGGCACTTGAGCCGCAGGTGAATCTGATTTCCGGTCCGCAGGATGGTGTGGAAGCCGGTTGCGGTATCGGTCTGCGCTATTTCCGCAAACTCGCCTCTCCGGTGGATCTTTTTTTTGAGGCAAGCTTTGCGCCCATGTTTTTAAGTGTTGATTCGATAGAGCAGGGCAAAGCCGGGTTTAACTTTCTTGATCATTTCGGTTCAGGCCTTCAATACCGGGTATCGGACAAAACGGCGTTTTTTGGCGGCTACCGCTGGCGTCACATCTCTCACGCAGGTCTTGTTGACCGCTCGAATATGGGCATAAACTCCAACGCCATTATCGCCGGGGTTTCATGGCTCTATTAA
- a CDS encoding histidine triad nucleotide-binding protein, with protein MTNHHPECLFCRIVNGEIPAKIIYRNEHVVAFRDITPVAPQHVLIIPVRHIASLNDLEPEDEATAGSLMLAAGTVAGILGIRESGYRFVFNTGPDALQSVFHIHGHLVGGKEMGWPPFAGSSTLHG; from the coding sequence ATGACCAATCATCATCCGGAGTGCCTTTTCTGCCGAATCGTAAACGGCGAGATCCCGGCGAAGATTATCTACCGAAATGAGCATGTTGTGGCATTCAGGGATATCACGCCTGTTGCACCTCAACATGTGTTGATTATTCCGGTGCGCCATATTGCCTCCCTGAACGATCTGGAGCCCGAAGATGAAGCGACAGCAGGAAGCCTTATGCTTGCTGCCGGAACGGTTGCCGGTATTCTGGGTATCAGGGAGTCCGGTTACCGGTTTGTGTTCAATACGGGACCCGATGCCCTTCAGAGTGTCTTTCATATTCATGGTCATCTTGTCGGCGGAAAAGAGATGGGATGGCCTCCCTTTGCCGGATCGTCGACGCTGCACGGATAG
- a CDS encoding helix-turn-helix transcriptional regulator, protein MKIEGLLSDEAILGELGKRLAQRRLELQLTQEMLAEQAGVSKRTVERVEAGATAQMSTMIRILRVLGLLDRMEALVPESGARPMDLLRLKGKARKRASGRRKPTDEKPWTWGDEA, encoded by the coding sequence ATGAAGATTGAAGGCTTGTTGAGTGATGAGGCGATTCTGGGAGAGCTGGGCAAGCGATTGGCTCAGCGGCGGCTGGAACTTCAGCTTACCCAGGAGATGCTTGCGGAGCAGGCGGGAGTATCGAAGCGGACCGTGGAACGTGTCGAGGCTGGAGCTACGGCGCAGATGTCGACCATGATCCGGATTCTTCGGGTATTGGGGCTGCTTGATCGGATGGAAGCATTGGTGCCCGAGTCCGGAGCGCGTCCGATGGATCTGCTCAGGCTCAAAGGCAAGGCGCGAAAGCGAGCCAGTGGCAGGAGAAAACCAACCGATGAAAAGCCCTGGACGTGGGGTGACGAAGCATGA
- a CDS encoding fumarate reductase/succinate dehydrogenase flavoprotein subunit produces the protein MTRLNARIPEGPVADKWTAYKSGCKLVNPNNKRKLDIIVVGTGLAGASAAASLGELGYNVKAFCYQDTPRRAHSIAAQGGINAAKNYANDGDSAYRLFYDTIKGGDYRAREANVYRLAEVSNQIIDLCVAQGVPFAREYGGLLTNRSFGGAQVSRTFFARGQTGQQLLLGAYGALSRQIAAGTVTLYNRRDMLDLVLVDGKARGIITRNLVTGEIERHAAHAVVLASGGYGNVFYLSTNAMGSNVTPAWCAYKRGAFMANPAFTQIHPTCIPVHGDFQSKLTLMSESLRNDGRIWVPKKLKDVERLRHKDIKPSDIAEEDRDYYLERRYPAFGNLVPRDVASRAAKERCDAGYGVGSTGMAVYLDFADAIKRKGHDTIDALYGNLFQMYEQIVAESPYETAMMIYPAVHYTMGGLWVDYELMTTIPGLFAAGECNFSDHGANRLGASALMQGLADGYFVLPYTIGNYLASEIHTPRFDPAASEFTAAAEGVADRLKQLHNNKGKESVDHFHRRLGKIMWEYCGMARNEAGLTEALYLITELKREYARGVKVSGGLDEYNPELEKACRVADFIELGELMVRDALQRKESCGGHFREEYQTSDGEALRDDEKFAFVGAWQYTGRDAVLHREELQFNEIKLSQRSYK, from the coding sequence ATGACACGCCTCAACGCCAGAATCCCTGAAGGGCCGGTGGCAGACAAATGGACCGCCTACAAATCGGGATGCAAGCTGGTAAACCCCAACAATAAACGCAAACTTGACATCATCGTGGTTGGTACCGGTCTTGCCGGGGCCTCTGCAGCCGCCTCTCTCGGAGAGCTTGGCTACAATGTCAAGGCATTCTGCTATCAGGATACACCGCGCCGTGCTCACAGCATCGCTGCACAGGGTGGAATCAATGCCGCAAAGAACTATGCCAACGACGGTGACAGTGCCTACCGGCTTTTTTATGACACCATCAAAGGCGGCGATTACCGGGCACGTGAAGCCAATGTGTACCGTCTTGCTGAAGTCAGCAACCAGATTATCGACCTCTGTGTTGCCCAGGGGGTCCCATTTGCCAGGGAGTATGGCGGGCTTCTGACAAACCGCTCTTTCGGGGGTGCACAGGTATCAAGAACCTTCTTTGCGAGGGGCCAGACAGGCCAGCAGTTGCTGCTCGGGGCCTATGGTGCCTTAAGCCGTCAGATCGCCGCAGGTACCGTTACGCTCTACAATCGGCGCGATATGCTTGACCTGGTGCTTGTTGACGGAAAGGCGCGGGGAATCATTACCCGGAATCTGGTTACCGGCGAGATTGAGCGTCACGCCGCACATGCGGTTGTGCTGGCAAGCGGCGGGTATGGCAATGTTTTTTACCTCTCCACCAATGCCATGGGTTCCAATGTGACTCCGGCATGGTGTGCCTACAAGCGGGGGGCTTTTATGGCCAACCCGGCCTTTACACAGATTCATCCCACCTGTATTCCGGTGCACGGCGACTTTCAGTCAAAGCTGACCCTGATGAGTGAAAGCCTGCGCAACGATGGAAGGATCTGGGTGCCGAAAAAATTAAAGGATGTGGAGCGGCTGCGCCATAAGGATATCAAACCATCCGATATCGCCGAGGAGGATCGGGACTACTATCTTGAGCGCCGTTACCCTGCTTTCGGAAATCTTGTTCCGAGGGATGTCGCATCAAGGGCGGCCAAAGAGCGGTGTGACGCCGGATATGGTGTCGGCTCTACAGGAATGGCGGTATATCTGGACTTTGCCGATGCCATCAAGCGCAAGGGGCATGATACCATTGATGCTTTATACGGCAACCTCTTCCAGATGTACGAGCAGATTGTTGCTGAATCACCCTATGAAACCGCGATGATGATCTATCCGGCGGTGCACTATACCATGGGAGGTCTATGGGTTGATTACGAGCTGATGACGACCATTCCGGGACTCTTTGCTGCCGGGGAGTGCAATTTTTCCGACCATGGAGCCAACCGTCTCGGGGCATCTGCGCTTATGCAGGGGCTTGCCGACGGGTACTTTGTGCTGCCCTATACGATAGGCAACTATCTTGCATCTGAGATTCATACACCGCGGTTTGATCCTGCCGCTTCCGAATTCACTGCCGCCGCAGAGGGGGTTGCTGACCGCCTGAAGCAACTCCATAACAACAAGGGCAAGGAGTCGGTTGATCACTTCCATCGCCGCCTCGGCAAGATCATGTGGGAGTATTGCGGGATGGCCAGAAATGAGGCGGGTCTTACCGAAGCCCTCTATCTCATTACCGAGCTGAAGAGGGAGTATGCCCGGGGAGTAAAGGTGTCGGGAGGTCTGGATGAATATAATCCTGAACTTGAGAAGGCCTGCCGGGTTGCTGACTTTATCGAACTCGGCGAACTCATGGTACGCGACGCCCTGCAGCGAAAAGAGTCTTGCGGGGGTCATTTCAGGGAAGAGTACCAGACCAGTGATGGTGAAGCTTTGCGCGACGATGAGAAGTTCGCATTTGTCGGCGCATGGCAATACACCGGCCGTGATGCAGTGCTGCACAGGGAGGAACTTCAATTCAACGAGATCAAGCTCTCCCAGCGGAGCTATAAATAG
- a CDS encoding alpha/beta hydrolase, whose translation MVAEPEARSPFGVLIIHGFTATLESVEALRKPLQEMGIPFCMPLLAGHGATSPDALDGVGWEAWLKDAELAFKDFSLEVERVIVIGHSMGALLALNLAVRYPKQVDSLILATPALRLVSLLAPGRPLHFAARLVSMMIKKWDLKSDLQELRPQCLAPHYAWVPTNAILSLFDLIRTTERLLDQVNVPFMILHNRKEATVLPNSATLLCNRAATSPEERSIVWFERSGHQIFCDCERDKAVRTIMTYIADRTGRKE comes from the coding sequence ATGGTTGCAGAACCTGAGGCCCGCAGTCCTTTCGGCGTTTTAATCATACATGGTTTTACCGCAACACTTGAGAGTGTGGAGGCGTTGCGCAAGCCCTTGCAGGAAATGGGTATCCCTTTCTGCATGCCATTGCTTGCCGGGCATGGGGCCACGTCTCCCGATGCACTTGATGGCGTAGGATGGGAGGCATGGCTTAAGGATGCAGAGCTGGCGTTTAAGGATTTCTCGCTGGAGGTGGAGCGGGTTATCGTGATCGGGCACAGTATGGGTGCACTGCTTGCCCTTAATCTTGCGGTACGCTACCCGAAACAGGTTGATTCTCTTATCCTTGCAACACCGGCACTCAGGCTTGTCTCTCTGCTTGCACCTGGCAGACCGCTTCATTTTGCAGCTCGGCTTGTCAGTATGATGATCAAAAAGTGGGATCTGAAAAGTGATTTGCAGGAGTTGCGGCCTCAGTGCCTGGCTCCCCATTACGCCTGGGTTCCGACCAATGCTATTCTCTCCCTGTTTGATCTGATCCGGACTACCGAGAGGCTGCTTGATCAAGTCAACGTACCTTTCATGATTCTGCATAACAGAAAGGAGGCAACCGTGCTTCCAAATAGCGCAACCCTGCTCTGCAATCGGGCGGCAACGTCTCCGGAGGAGCGCTCAATTGTCTGGTTTGAACGTTCCGGACACCAGATTTTCTGTGATTGTGAACGTGATAAAGCGGTTCGCACTATCATGACGTATATAGCAGACAGAACCGGTCGAAAGGAGTAA
- a CDS encoding cyclase family protein, which translates to MRVIDLSHTIEPGMPVYPGTPEPEFQPLATLDKEGFSEQLITLSSHTGTHIDLPSHILSEMTRPDVFAVEQFAGKGVVMDVRDAAGGVISKEQLKPFSALIGSCDFLLLSSGWSENWGRPDYFKGYPALSVEAAHWLTEFDLKGIGVDMISVDLPDSVDLPVHRRVLGKGIVLIENLTALSSLPDSPFTFCAFPLKIAGAEASPIRAVALVG; encoded by the coding sequence ATGCGGGTTATTGACCTCTCGCATACCATAGAGCCCGGAATGCCGGTTTATCCGGGGACGCCCGAACCGGAATTTCAGCCGCTTGCAACGCTTGATAAAGAGGGCTTTTCCGAGCAGCTTATCACACTCTCCTCCCATACCGGCACCCATATCGACCTCCCCTCCCATATTCTTTCCGAAATGACAAGACCCGATGTTTTTGCGGTTGAACAATTTGCCGGAAAAGGTGTCGTCATGGATGTTCGCGATGCCGCCGGAGGGGTTATCAGCAAAGAGCAGCTCAAACCGTTCTCTGCATTGATTGGTTCGTGTGACTTTCTCCTGCTCTCTTCCGGATGGAGCGAAAACTGGGGTCGGCCGGATTATTTTAAAGGATATCCGGCGCTCTCGGTTGAAGCCGCACACTGGCTCACAGAGTTTGATCTGAAAGGGATCGGGGTGGATATGATCTCTGTGGATCTTCCGGATTCAGTTGATCTCCCTGTTCACAGAAGAGTGCTCGGGAAAGGGATTGTGCTCATCGAGAATCTGACTGCACTGTCGTCACTTCCCGATTCTCCCTTCACTTTTTGCGCTTTTCCGCTGAAAATAGCCGGAGCTGAGGCTTCACCGATCCGTGCGGTTGCCCTTGTTGGATAA
- a CDS encoding succinate dehydrogenase/fumarate reductase iron-sulfur subunit gives MNFTLKIWRQKNAEAKGGMVSYEVSGISSDSSFFEMLDILNQQLIESGGDPVSFDHDCREGICGTCSLYINGRPHGPVKGVTTCQLHMRSFRDGETIHIEPWRAKAFPVIRDLIVDRSAFDKVIQAGGYVSVNSGGVPDANTIPVEKSKSDAAFDAAACIGCGACVAACSNAAAMLFIGAKVSHLALLPQGRIETEKRVQKMVACMDQLGFGNCSNTYACEAECPKGISVVNIARMNRGFLKAKLMSDKEKEIRDSM, from the coding sequence ATGAATTTTACGCTGAAGATCTGGCGCCAGAAAAATGCGGAGGCCAAAGGCGGTATGGTTTCCTACGAGGTATCAGGGATCTCTTCCGACAGCTCATTTTTTGAAATGCTTGATATCCTCAACCAGCAGCTTATTGAGAGCGGTGGTGATCCGGTCTCCTTTGACCACGACTGCCGGGAGGGTATATGCGGTACATGCAGCCTCTATATAAACGGGAGGCCTCACGGGCCGGTCAAGGGGGTAACCACCTGCCAGCTTCATATGCGCTCTTTCAGGGACGGGGAGACTATCCATATCGAACCATGGCGGGCAAAGGCTTTTCCGGTCATCCGCGATCTCATTGTTGACAGAAGTGCGTTTGATAAAGTGATCCAGGCTGGCGGTTATGTATCGGTTAATAGCGGAGGTGTGCCTGACGCCAATACCATTCCTGTCGAGAAATCGAAATCCGATGCGGCCTTTGATGCCGCCGCCTGCATCGGCTGCGGGGCCTGTGTGGCCGCCTGTTCCAACGCTGCCGCCATGCTCTTTATCGGCGCAAAGGTCTCTCATCTCGCTCTTTTGCCGCAGGGGCGTATAGAGACTGAAAAGCGGGTGCAGAAGATGGTAGCCTGTATGGATCAGCTTGGTTTCGGCAACTGCAGCAACACCTATGCCTGTGAAGCGGAGTGCCCGAAAGGAATTTCCGTAGTCAATATTGCCCGCATGAACCGGGGGTTTCTCAAGGCGAAACTCATGTCGGACAAGGAGAAGGAAATTCGCGATTCCATGTAA
- a CDS encoding septal ring lytic transglycosylase RlpA family protein, which yields MNDSMRKLFLAGCLLLPLALSSCTSSRSSYIGGISPEEAYRTGKLKNTPYVINGKVYVPMSYEEANSYEETGLASWYGHETLRQHNGQPTAYGEIFDPSKPSAAHKYLPLPALVKVTNLETNASIVVRVNDRGPFVGDRIIDLSAEAAKRLGFYDKGTAKVKIEVVNR from the coding sequence ATGAACGATTCAATGCGCAAATTATTTCTGGCCGGATGCCTGCTGCTGCCTCTGGCACTCAGTTCATGTACCTCTTCCCGATCCTCATATATAGGCGGGATTTCACCTGAAGAGGCCTACCGGACAGGAAAACTGAAAAACACCCCCTACGTCATCAACGGCAAGGTTTATGTCCCAATGAGCTATGAAGAGGCGAACTCCTACGAGGAGACAGGTTTGGCTTCATGGTATGGTCATGAAACCCTGAGGCAGCATAATGGACAGCCGACCGCATACGGCGAAATATTTGACCCTTCAAAACCAAGTGCCGCACACAAATATCTTCCCCTGCCTGCTCTGGTAAAGGTAACCAACCTTGAAACCAATGCTTCGATTGTAGTCAGGGTCAATGACCGCGGCCCGTTTGTCGGTGACCGGATTATCGATCTGAGTGCTGAAGCGGCCAAAAGGCTCGGTTTTTATGACAAGGGTACCGCCAAAGTAAAAATCGAGGTTGTCAACCGCTGA
- a CDS encoding FeoA family protein, producing the protein MRLSELQVGDRAEVTALKSESAVRRRIMDMGLIKGTSFKVLRVAPLGDPIEIFFKGLYLALRKNEAEGVLVRKVGEPSELVDHQELDEPLLKFGGRV; encoded by the coding sequence ATGAGATTATCGGAGTTGCAGGTTGGTGACCGCGCTGAAGTGACGGCATTGAAATCTGAAAGTGCTGTCCGGCGACGGATTATGGATATGGGATTGATAAAAGGGACCAGCTTCAAGGTGCTCAGGGTTGCGCCCCTTGGCGACCCCATAGAGATATTCTTCAAGGGGCTCTATCTTGCCCTGAGAAAAAACGAGGCAGAGGGAGTTCTCGTTCGTAAAGTCGGAGAGCCTTCGGAGCTTGTTGACCATCAGGAGCTTGACGAACCGCTCCTGAAGTTTGGAGGGAGGGTATGA
- a CDS encoding hemolysin family protein codes for MEILFLLSLIVVNGLFAMSEIALVTAKRSRLAKLAEDGDKSAAVAIKLGQEPTRFLSTIQIGITSIGILNGIVGEGALAGPLAVRFQAFGMDPEISHIISTAIVVLSITYITIVVGELVPKRLGQFDPEGIACLVSRPMFTLSTITRPFGRLLSASTDAILRLMGQSPQAYPSVTEEEIHAMLEEGSEAGVIEQHEHEMVRNVFRLDDRQLGTLMVPRADIVFLDVSKPLEENILRVTESEHSRFPVCNGGLQSLLGVVNAKQLLSKTLKGGLTEFTSQLQPCVYVPETLTGMELLDHFRTSGTQMVFVVDEYGEIQGLVTLQDMLEAVTGEFVPRNSEDSWAVERQDGSWLLDGLIPVPELKDTLELRSVPDEDKGLYHTLSGLMMWQLGRMPQTGDVMIWEEWTLEIVDLDGQRIDKVLASKRPEEVIPENGRSEVPSAEAKSDPLHKN; via the coding sequence ATGGAAATACTCTTTCTTTTGTCACTGATTGTTGTTAACGGCCTTTTTGCCATGTCGGAAATAGCCCTGGTGACGGCTAAACGCTCTCGTCTTGCAAAACTTGCCGAGGATGGGGATAAATCGGCAGCGGTCGCCATCAAGCTTGGTCAGGAGCCGACCCGTTTTCTTTCGACCATACAGATAGGCATTACCTCAATCGGTATTCTTAATGGTATTGTCGGAGAGGGTGCTCTTGCCGGACCACTGGCGGTCAGGTTTCAGGCATTCGGGATGGATCCGGAAATCAGCCATATCATTTCGACCGCTATCGTTGTCCTGTCGATCACCTATATCACGATTGTTGTTGGAGAGCTTGTTCCCAAAAGGCTTGGCCAGTTCGATCCGGAAGGAATCGCATGTCTGGTTTCCCGTCCCATGTTTACCCTCTCGACAATAACCCGTCCGTTCGGAAGGCTTCTTTCCGCGTCAACTGATGCTATCCTCCGCCTTATGGGGCAAAGCCCCCAGGCCTATCCCAGCGTTACCGAAGAGGAGATTCATGCTATGCTTGAGGAGGGCTCTGAAGCGGGAGTTATCGAACAGCACGAGCATGAGATGGTCCGCAATGTGTTCCGTCTTGATGATCGTCAGCTTGGAACCCTTATGGTGCCGAGAGCTGATATTGTCTTTCTTGACGTTTCAAAACCGCTGGAAGAGAATATTCTGCGGGTGACAGAGTCCGAGCACTCCCGCTTTCCGGTCTGTAACGGGGGTCTGCAATCCCTGCTTGGCGTGGTCAACGCCAAACAGCTTCTGTCGAAAACCCTGAAGGGGGGGTTGACCGAGTTTACTTCACAGTTGCAGCCCTGTGTCTATGTTCCGGAAACCCTTACCGGTATGGAGCTGCTGGACCATTTCAGGACTTCAGGCACCCAGATGGTTTTTGTTGTTGATGAGTACGGGGAGATTCAGGGGCTCGTTACCCTTCAGGATATGCTTGAAGCGGTGACAGGAGAGTTTGTACCGCGCAACAGCGAGGATTCATGGGCGGTTGAGCGCCAGGATGGTTCATGGCTGCTGGATGGTCTTATTCCTGTGCCTGAGCTGAAGGATACGCTTGAACTCAGATCGGTTCCGGATGAGGATAAAGGACTTTATCACACCTTGAGCGGTCTTATGATGTGGCAGCTCGGTCGAATGCCTCAGACCGGAGATGTCATGATATGGGAAGAGTGGACGCTTGAGATTGTTGATCTTGATGGCCAGCGGATCGACAAAGTGCTTGCCTCAAAACGTCCCGAGGAGGTTATACCGGAAAACGGGCGATCGGAAGTGCCGTCAGCCGAAGCGAAAAGTGACCCCTTACATAAAAACTGA
- a CDS encoding pyridoxamine 5'-phosphate oxidase family protein, producing MIPEKLTEVLKHDGVVAIATLGQDGPHMVNTWNSYVRITEAERILIPVGYMQHTEANIAFNNQVLITLGSRKVAGNMGPGTGFLIKGTASIETSGPDFDATHAKFAWARAVMAVTASSIEQTL from the coding sequence ATGATTCCAGAGAAATTAACGGAAGTATTGAAGCATGACGGAGTGGTTGCGATTGCAACTCTGGGGCAGGATGGCCCTCATATGGTCAATACCTGGAACAGTTATGTACGAATTACCGAAGCAGAGCGCATTCTGATTCCAGTCGGCTACATGCAACATACGGAAGCGAACATTGCGTTTAACAATCAGGTGTTGATTACACTCGGCAGCCGCAAGGTCGCAGGAAATATGGGGCCTGGCACCGGATTTTTGATTAAAGGCACGGCGAGCATAGAGACCTCCGGGCCTGATTTTGATGCAACCCACGCTAAATTTGCATGGGCACGTGCCGTCATGGCTGTAACGGCCAGCTCCATTGAACAGACCTTGTAG
- a CDS encoding succinate dehydrogenase cytochrome b subunit, which produces MLMYSSITRKVLMALAGLFLVTFLLVHLGINLLLLKSDGGASFTEAATFMATNPIIKVFEIVLFAGFLLHIFFGMLVSGQNRAARTTRYECANASDTSFFSKYMFHTGIIVLIFLLLHFIDFYFIKTGLVAPPPGIERHDFYHRALLLFSSPWYSLIYIAGFVSLGIHLNHAIQSAFQTLGWNHSRYMGAVKLASTIYSVCIAAGFSLVPVYLLLIK; this is translated from the coding sequence ATGCTCATGTACTCTTCGATTACCAGAAAAGTGCTTATGGCGCTTGCGGGGCTTTTTCTGGTTACCTTCCTCCTCGTGCATCTCGGTATCAATCTTTTGCTGCTGAAATCCGATGGAGGCGCTTCGTTTACTGAAGCGGCAACCTTTATGGCTACCAATCCGATCATAAAGGTATTTGAAATTGTTCTTTTTGCAGGCTTTCTGCTTCACATCTTCTTCGGTATGCTGGTCTCCGGCCAGAACCGCGCTGCACGCACGACCCGCTATGAGTGTGCCAACGCTTCGGACACCTCCTTTTTTTCAAAGTACATGTTCCACACCGGCATTATTGTACTCATCTTCCTGCTTCTTCACTTTATAGATTTCTACTTTATCAAGACAGGTCTTGTCGCCCCGCCTCCCGGCATCGAACGGCACGACTTCTATCATCGCGCACTGCTGCTCTTCTCATCGCCCTGGTACTCCCTGATCTATATTGCCGGTTTTGTTTCTCTCGGCATCCATCTCAACCATGCAATACAGTCGGCATTTCAGACCCTTGGATGGAACCACAGCCGCTATATGGGAGCAGTCAAGCTTGCAAGTACGATCTACTCGGTATGCATTGCAGCAGGATTCAGCCTTGTTCCGGTCTACCTCCTGTTAATCAAGTAA
- a CDS encoding type II toxin-antitoxin system HipA family toxin: protein MSTTAMVNLWGRTIGAVSLDDNAATASFEYDPAFISSGIEVAPLMMPLSGRLYSFPSLQRETFHALPGLLADSLPDRFGSALIDAWLARSGRMPESFNAVERLCYIGSRGMGALEYAPAIRLGAPASSRVEVDKLVALASEVLTHRDNLEVWFHEEGRQTALRDILRVGTSAGGARAKAVIAWNPETNEVRSGQVQAGSGFEYWLMKFDGVSGNRDKELDDPKGYGAIEYAYYRMAVDAGIAMTPCRLFEENGRRHFMTKRFDRQEGGGKLHMQSLCGMAHFDFNQAGAYGYEQALQVIRRLGLPMAAIEEQFRRMVFNIVARNQDDHVKNIAFLMDKSGKWSLSPAFDMTYSYQPGGKWTSTHQMTMQGKRSGFTLEDFKACSKSASMKRGRAETIIDEVMKVVSRWREYAEESRVSPSQRDKIEAALRVEPFK from the coding sequence ATGAGCACGACAGCAATGGTAAACCTTTGGGGACGCACGATCGGTGCGGTGTCGCTGGACGACAATGCTGCGACAGCCTCCTTTGAATATGATCCGGCTTTCATCAGCAGCGGTATTGAGGTGGCCCCGCTGATGATGCCGCTATCAGGCAGGCTATACTCCTTCCCATCGCTGCAACGGGAAACCTTCCATGCTCTTCCGGGGCTTTTGGCGGATTCACTGCCGGATCGGTTTGGCAGTGCGTTGATTGATGCCTGGCTTGCCCGTTCCGGACGTATGCCGGAGTCGTTCAATGCGGTGGAGCGCCTTTGTTACATCGGTTCGCGCGGCATGGGTGCGCTGGAGTATGCTCCGGCAATCCGATTGGGTGCACCCGCATCTTCCCGTGTTGAGGTTGACAAGCTGGTAGCGTTGGCGTCAGAGGTTTTGACCCATCGTGACAACCTGGAGGTCTGGTTCCACGAGGAGGGAAGGCAAACAGCTCTACGGGATATTTTGCGGGTCGGCACTTCGGCTGGCGGTGCGCGGGCCAAGGCGGTGATTGCCTGGAATCCGGAAACGAACGAAGTTCGTTCAGGTCAGGTGCAGGCTGGCAGTGGATTTGAGTACTGGCTGATGAAGTTCGACGGTGTCAGCGGAAACAGGGATAAGGAGCTGGACGACCCGAAGGGTTACGGCGCAATCGAGTATGCCTATTACAGGATGGCGGTGGATGCGGGAATTGCCATGACTCCGTGCCGCCTTTTCGAGGAGAACGGACGCCGCCACTTCATGACGAAACGGTTCGACCGGCAGGAAGGCGGAGGCAAGCTGCACATGCAGTCACTTTGCGGCATGGCGCATTTTGATTTCAATCAGGCGGGAGCATACGGCTACGAGCAGGCGTTGCAGGTAATCCGCCGACTGGGGTTGCCGATGGCGGCCATTGAGGAGCAGTTCCGGCGGATGGTTTTCAATATTGTGGCCCGTAATCAGGATGACCACGTAAAGAACATTGCCTTTCTGATGGACAAGAGTGGAAAGTGGTCGCTCTCTCCCGCTTTCGACATGACCTACAGCTATCAGCCGGGCGGTAAATGGACATCAACTCATCAGATGACGATGCAAGGCAAGCGGAGTGGCTTTACCCTGGAGGATTTCAAAGCGTGTTCAAAGAGTGCTTCCATGAAGCGCGGGCGAGCAGAAACGATTATTGATGAGGTGATGAAGGTCGTCTCCCGATGGAGGGAGTATGCGGAGGAGTCGCGCGTGAGTCCGTCGCAACGTGATAAAATAGAGGCTGCCCTGAGAGTGGAGCCCTTTAAATAA